The following proteins are encoded in a genomic region of Nocardioides renjunii:
- a CDS encoding GDSL-type esterase/lipase family protein encodes MTFHRYVALGDSFTEGVGDPDPSRPNGLRGWADRVAEVLARQTDDFGYANLAIRGRKLAPIVAEQVDAAIALEPDLITIHGGGNDVLRPRVDLDALARTYDDAIARLTTTGARVVMFTLFDPGAGGIYGPVRGRMAIFNEWVREIADRHDATIVDMWRMRDIEIAGVMDTDRMHLNGSGHTHIAHAVLEAIGVEHGLEPVTVGPLPVLGRREAWAANAQWTREFLVPWVHRRITGRSSGDTVSPKHPHLAEVRRSEVG; translated from the coding sequence GACCCCTCGCGCCCCAACGGCCTGCGCGGCTGGGCCGACCGCGTCGCCGAGGTGCTCGCCCGGCAGACCGACGACTTCGGCTACGCCAACCTCGCGATCCGCGGGCGCAAGCTCGCCCCCATCGTGGCCGAGCAGGTCGACGCCGCCATCGCGCTCGAGCCCGACCTGATCACCATCCACGGCGGTGGCAACGACGTGCTGCGCCCCCGCGTCGACCTCGACGCGCTCGCCCGGACGTACGACGACGCGATCGCGCGGCTGACCACCACGGGCGCGCGGGTCGTGATGTTCACGCTCTTCGACCCGGGCGCCGGCGGCATCTACGGCCCCGTCCGCGGGCGGATGGCGATCTTCAACGAGTGGGTCCGCGAGATCGCCGACCGCCACGACGCGACCATCGTCGACATGTGGCGGATGCGCGACATCGAGATCGCCGGCGTCATGGACACCGACCGGATGCACCTCAACGGCTCCGGCCACACGCACATCGCCCACGCCGTCCTCGAGGCGATCGGCGTCGAGCACGGCCTCGAGCCCGTCACCGTCGGACCGCTGCCGGTGCTCGGGCGCCGCGAGGCGTGGGCCGCCAACGCCCAGTGGACGCGCGAGTTCCTCGTGCCGTGGGTGCACCGCCGCATCACCGGCCGGTCCTCCGGCGACACGGTCTCCCCCAAGCACCCCCACCTCGCGGAGGTCCGCCGCTCCGAGGTCGGGTAG